One genomic window of Camelina sativa cultivar DH55 chromosome 5, Cs, whole genome shotgun sequence includes the following:
- the LOC104788464 gene encoding arabinogalactan peptide 20-like, which translates to MASTKNSVVLVALLIAFVFAVISPFACAQSLAPAPSPTSDGTSIDQGIAYLLMVLALLLTYLIHPLDASSSSSFF; encoded by the exons ATGGCGTCTACGAAGAACTCCGTTGTCCTTGTGGCTTTATTAATCGCTTTCGTTTTCGCCGTCATCTCTCCCTTCGCCTGTGCTCAATCCTTAGCTCCTGCTCCTTCTCCCACAAGCGACG GAACATCGATTGATCAAGGGATAGCGTATTTGCTAATGGTGCTTGCGCTTCTTCTGACTTATCTCATTCATCCTcttgatgcttcttcttcttcctccttcttctgA